The Apium graveolens cultivar Ventura chromosome 11, ASM990537v1, whole genome shotgun sequence genome has a window encoding:
- the LOC141698186 gene encoding uncharacterized protein LOC141698186 isoform X2, translated as MGGVGKTTLAKAVYNQNYRSFHGSCFLADVREASTRENGLVSLQQNLLDNVLKRKSEKIDNVDQGIELIKARICSKKVLIVIDDLDNVIPLEFIVGPFALGSTIIITTRNEDLLDSFRVKSRYKVNGLDDAESHQLFAQHAFNDNKIPDIFTELSQEILKHAGGLPLALKVFGSNLLNQPEGYWRWFVNKLKRVSIEDVENKLMISFQALKSVDPMLQNIYLDIACFFVGYKKKKVVNIMETRYTFVTHHIDILNKRCLLTTNDEDELGMHDLLQEMGRNIARNKSPDEPEKHSRLWVSKDICDVLKKTKGTEAVECIIARDNNQDALKGLSFTTKTFRKMSKLRFLHLEEVNITGSFEHIFEDLRVLCWKCCPLRCLPSEFDPSKLVILKLPHSKLRTVWEQNMVSHVFGKLKTLNMSYSQDLVATPDFVKLPSLETLNLMGCNSLEEVHVSIGSLVSLDSLNLKGCEKLRSLPDTICNLGALKVLNISECISLEALPLQLGNIKFLTKLTADGLSVSRLPDSTGHLTKLVDLYLNNNKNLVALPDSICNLRSLEILNIAYCSSLEALPVAIGNVESLKKIIVCRLTVSKLPDSIGSLTKLVELDLRQNENLETLPDTICNLRSLEILDIAYCSSLEALPNTIGNIESLEIIYLTGLNVSELPDSIGSLTKLVELNLRENENLESLPDTICNLRSLEVLRITRCKKLKILPDGLWKITSLRMLDAEYASQLKKLPDIESSQIALSLQRLELSFTGIAALPSGFSQLSNLQSLGLSWCRHLLSIPKLPPNLKYINAHGCKSLERLPNLSNLKYLKELNLRNCRGLTYIRGFGDLISIRRLRLGGCSRLTNKHLTKQLLKVYSEIGHQISIYVSESPDQKSGPQWSDWILEAPYWTSGEYLEPTKLYAHILPNESHNFIGIILCFEIINTLYGVYFGYSVKNTTSGFIWSSDNLDVPSFGSLMVIVPKSIFSVTDDDNTIELTANNNVIIVGIHLLYKTETKTAADVLEKHVIDIDALNLIDHVLQDIFLDISCFFIGWEKNKVVQILGTYYTNVHHYIDILQNRCLLTINAQHELEMDDLHQYLGRKIVRNNSLDEPQKHSRLWLSVDIFDVLMNHKGTEIIEGIVPRKIYSERYNDEIDDALTRKSFTLGTFKKMRKLRFLYLRKVHLIGSFGQIFQDLRWLSWEWCPLKCLPSEFYPPELVILELRNSNIITMWELNMDRHVFKKLKTLDMSGSEDLTSTPDFTKLPCLQTLHLEGCKSLEEVHISIGSLARLVSLNLHGCVKLRSLPDTTCNLRALEVLDIRDCSCLEALPTALGNIQSLRKLDAGNLTVSVLPDSTGQLNKLVKLRLNSNKNLKILPVTSNLRSLEILDISGCEKLEMLPDQLCTITSLRELFAGGATLLKKFPHVESSQMTLSKLDFSQSGITALPSSISKLSNLEDLNLKDCHCLLSIPELPCKLKWIRANGCMSMGRLPDLSNLKQLEYLNLEDCSGLTEIHGLKGLISIRTLHLEGCNSSLLDYIFTESFFQIYSEFGHPTQICSTKFPDWISQSSEYESTMSSNEGSKYCSTMSLSLPPNVSYNYLGMILCISSWTFSTKYFVENTTSDFTWRGEFESYGDKSLMVIVPRSTFSIEDGDDTIKSEADGCAKIHGIHLLYKTVDED; from the exons ATGGGTGGAGTTGGCAAAACAACCCTTGCCAAAGCTGTGTATAACCAAAATTATAGAAGCTTTCATGGCAGCTGCTTCCTAGCAGACGTTAGGGAGGCTTCAACAAGAGAAAATGGCCTAGTAAGTTTACAACAGAACCTTCTTGACAATGTTCTGAAACGTAAGAGCGAAAAGATCGACAATGTTGATCAAGGAATCGAGTTGATTAAAGCTAGAATTTGTTCAAAAAAAGTTCTGATTGTTATTGATGATTTGGACAACGTAATTCCCCTTGAATTTATAGTTGGACCATTTGCTCTGGGTAGTACCATCATAATAACGACAAGAAATGAAGATCTACTTGATTCATTTAGAGTCAAATCCAGGTACAAGGTAAATGGATTGGATGATGCAGAGTCACATCAACTTTTTGCACAACATGCTTTCAATGATAATAAAATACCTGACATATTCACGGAATTGTCCCAAGAAATTCTAAAACATGCTGGGGGCCTTCCGTTGGCTCTTAAAGTTTTTGGTTCGAACCTGCTTAACCAACCTGAGGGATACTGGAGATGGTTTGTGAACAAGTTGAAACGAGTCTCTATTGAAGATGTTGAGAATAAGCTTATGATTAGCTTTCAAGCCCTAAAATCAGTAGATCCTATGCTACAAAATATTTACCTGGATATTGCTTGTTTTTTCGTGGGATACAAGAAAAAGAAAGTTGTGAACATTATGGAAACTCGTTACACATTTGTCACCCATCACATTGATATTCTAAACAAAAGATGCTTACTAACAACCAATGACGAGGATGAGCTGGGGATGCATGATCTGCTTCAGGAAATGGGAAGGAATATTGCCCGTAATAAATCACCTGATGAGCCTGAAAAACATAGCAGATTGTGGGTATCAAAAGATATATGTGATGTGTTGAAAAAGACAAAg GGAACAGAAGCAGTGGAATGTATTATCGCTCGGGACAACAACCAGGATGCACTTAAAGGATTATCATTCACTACCAAAACTTTCAGAAAAATGAGTAAATTAAGATTTCTTCACCTTGAAGAGGTAAATATTACTGGAAGCTTTGAACATATTTTTGAAGATCTGAGGGTGCTCTGTTGGAAGTGTTGCCCGTTACGTTGTTTACCATCTGAATTCGACCCATCAAAACTTGTTATCCTTAAATTGCCTCATAGCAAACTGAGAACAGTATGGGAGCAAAACATG GTGTCACATGTTTTTGGGAAGTTAAAGACTCTAAACATGTCATACTCTCAAGATTTAGTTGCAACTCCAGACTTCGTCAAATTACCGTCTCTTGAAACTTTAAATCTTATGGGATGTAATAGCTTGGAGGAGGTCCACGTATCAATTGGAAGTTTGGTGAGCCTAGATTCCTTAAATTTGAAGGGTTGTGAGAAGTTAAGAAGTCTTCCGGACACCATCTGCAACTTGGGAGCATTGAAAGTTCTAAATATTAGTGAATGCATAAGTCTGGAAGCTTTGCCACTACAACTGGGCAACATTAAGTTCCTAACAAAGCTTACTGCTGATGGACTAAGTGTTTCAAGGTTACCTGATTCAACCGGACATCTGACTAAGCTTGTTGACTTATATCTAAACAATAACAAGAACCTTGTAGCTCTTCCGGACAGCATTTGCAACCTGAGGTCACTGGAAATTCTTAATATTGCTTATTGCAGTAGTCTGGAAGCTTTGCCAGTGGCAATTGGAAACGTTGAATCCCTTAAAAAGATTATTGTGTGTAGACTAACTGTTTCCAAATTGCCAGATTCAATTGGAAGTCTTACTAAGCTTGTTGAGTTGGATTTAAGGCAAAACGAGAACCTTGAAACTCTTCCTGACACCATCTGCAACCTGAGATCACTGGAAATTCTCGATATTGCTTATTGCAGTAGTCTGGAAGCTTTGCCCAACACAATTGGGAATATTGAATCGCTGGAAATAATTTATTTGACTGGACTAAATGTTTCAGAATTGCCAGATTCGATAGGAAGTCTTACTAAGCTTGTTGAGTTGAATCTAAGGGAAAACGAGAATCTTGAAAGTCTTCCGGACACCATTTGCAACCTACGGTCCCTGGAAGTTCTTCGTATTACAAGATGTAAAAAACTAAAAATATTGCCAGATGGGCTGTGGAAGATTACAAGTTTAAGGATGCTAGATGCAGAATATGCTAGTCAGTTAAAAAAGCTTCCAGATATAGAATCAAGCCAGATTGCATTGTCATTGCAAAGATTGGAATTATCCTTCACTGGTATCGCTGCCCTGCCATCTGGTTTTAGTCAGCTGTCAAACCTACAATCTCTTGGACTTAGTTGGTGTCGTCATCTGCTTTCCATTCCAAAACTTCCTCCTAATTTGAAATATATAAATGCGCATGGTTGTAAGTCTCTGGAAAGATTACCAAATCTATCCAATTTGAAATACTTGAAGGAATTGAACCTTAGAAATTGTAGAGGTTTGACATATATTCGAGGCTTCGGGGATCTCATTTCTATTAGAAGGCTTCGTTTGGGAGGTTGTAGCCGTTTGACAAATAAGCATCTCACAAAACAATTATTGAAG GTATATTCTGAGATTGGGCATCAGATTAGTATTTACGTATCGGAATCTCCAGATCAGAAAAGTGGCCCTCAATGGTCTGATTGGATTCTTGAAGCACCGTACTGGACAAGTGGTGAATACTTGGAGCCAACAAAATTGTATGCCCATATTCTGCCAAATGAGTCGCACAATTTCATTGGCATCATTCTTTGCTTTGAAATAATAAATACTTTATATGGAGTATACTTTGGTTATTCTGTAAAGAATACTACAAGTGGTTTTATATGGAGTAGCGACAACCTTGATGTTCCTTCATTTGGTTCGTTGATGGTGATAGTGCCAAAATCAATCTTCTCAGTCACAGATGATGACAATACAATTGAATTAACAGCCAATAATAATGTAATAATTGTCGGGATTCATCTTCTTTACAAAACTGAGACTAAAACAGCTGCAGATGTTTTGGAAAAACATGTGATTGACATTGATGCATTGAACTTGATTGATCATGTGCTACAGGATATATTCCTAGATATTTCTTGCTTTTTTATCGGATGGGAGAAAAACAAAGTTGTTCAAATACTGGGAACTTACTACACCAACGTTCATCATTATATTGATATTCTACAGAATAGATGTCTACTGACTATTAATGCTCAACACGAGTTGGAGATGGATGATCTGCATCAATATCTGGGAAGAAAAATTGTGCGTAACAACTCTCTTGATGAGCCTCAAAAACATAGTAGATTGTGGCTATCAGTAGATATATTTGACGTGTTGATGAACCACAAG GGAACAGAAATAATTGAAGGGATCGTTCCTCGCAAAATCTATTCTGAACGTTACAATGATGAAATAGATGATGCACTCACCAGAAAATCATTCACGTTGGGAACATTTAAAAAGATGAGGAAATTAAGATTTCTGTACCTCCGGAAGGTACATCTCATTGGAAGCTTTGGACAGATATTTCAAGATTTGAGGTGGCTCTCTTGGGAATGGTGTCCCTTAAAATGTTTACCTTCTGAATTTTACCCCCCGGAACTTGTTATTCTTGAGTTGCGTAACAGCAATATCATAACAATGTGGGAGCTAAACATG GATCGCCATGTTTTCAAAAAGCTAAAGACTCTAGACATGTCAGGTTCTGAAGATTTAACTTCAACTCCAGACTTTACTAAATTGCCGTGTCTCCAAACTTTACATCTTGAGGGCTGTAAAAGCTTGGAGGAGGTCCATATATCAATTGGTAGTTTGGCGAGGCTTGTTTCTTTGAATTTGCATGGTTGTGTTAAGCTAAGGAGTCTTCCCGACACCACATGTAATTTGAGAGCTCTGGAAGTACTAGATATTCGTGATTGCAGTTGTTTGGAAGCATTGCCTACGGCATTGGGGAACATTCAATCACTGAGAAAACTGGATGCAGGGAATCTAACTGTTTCTGTACTACCAGATTCGACAGGACAACTTAACAAGCTTGTTAAGCTGAGATTAAATAGTAACAAGAACCTCAAAATCCTACCAGTCACCAGCAACCTGAGATCATTGGAAATTCTTGATATCTCTGGATGTGAAAAACTAGAAATGTTACCGGATCAACTGTGTACAATCACAAGTTTAAGGGAGCTATTTGCTGGTGGTGCTACTCTCCTCAAAAAATTTCCTCATGTTGAATCCAGCCAGATGACATTATCAAAGTTGGATTTTTCTCAGAGTGGTATTACTGCCCTGCCATCCAGTATCAGTAAGCTTTCAAACCTAGAAGATCTGAATCTTAAAGATTGTCATTGTCTGTTGtccattccagagcttccttgtAAACTGAAATGGATAAGGGCAAATGGATGTATGTCAATGGGAAGATTACCAGATCTATCCAACTTGAAACAGTTGGAGTACTTAAACCTTGAAGATTGCAGTGGTTTGACTGAGATTCATGGCTTGAAGGGACTCATTTCTATTAGAACACTTCATTTGGAAGGTTGCAACTCCTCTcttctggattacatattcacAGAGAGTTTCTTCCAG ATATACTCTGAATTTGGGCATCCAACACAAATTTGCTCAACAAAGTTTCCGGATTGGATTAGTCAATCAAGTGAATATGAATCAACAATGTCTTCAAATGAGGGTAGTAAATATTGTTCAACGATGTCTTTAAGTTTGCCGCCAAATGTGTCATACAATTATTTGGGAATGATTCTTTGCATTAGTTCCTGGACATTTTCAACCAAATATTTTGTCGAGAATACCACAAGTGATTTTACATGGAGGGGCGAATTTGAAAGTTATGGTGACAAATCATTGATGGTAATAGTACCAAGATCAACATTTTCCATCGAAGATGGTGATGATACAATTAAATCAGAAGCAGATGGCTGTGCAAAAATTCACGGGATTCATCTGCTGTATAAAACTGTCGATGAAGATTGA
- the LOC141698186 gene encoding uncharacterized protein LOC141698186 isoform X1 yields the protein MFSRFILWISHLWRLLCDFILPSTPNSQTPSTCTSNFRTQPTFVSSLTPTCWDVFLSFRGEDTRLNFTSHLYDKLVCNGLRIFKDDPQLCSGENISNALTQAIHESKTYIVVFSENYASSHWCLNELVQILNCHKTAQRLLIPVFYKIDPGVVRHQIGGFKDAFEKHKACFEMEKLNEWRLTLKQVADLSGHHISDSEDRSEADFLNKIVDQLLLEISPKTLDVAKFPVGLDSRVKDITALLSSDKEGVIRIGIHGMGGVGKTTLAKAVYNQNYRSFHGSCFLADVREASTRENGLVSLQQNLLDNVLKRKSEKIDNVDQGIELIKARICSKKVLIVIDDLDNVIPLEFIVGPFALGSTIIITTRNEDLLDSFRVKSRYKVNGLDDAESHQLFAQHAFNDNKIPDIFTELSQEILKHAGGLPLALKVFGSNLLNQPEGYWRWFVNKLKRVSIEDVENKLMISFQALKSVDPMLQNIYLDIACFFVGYKKKKVVNIMETRYTFVTHHIDILNKRCLLTTNDEDELGMHDLLQEMGRNIARNKSPDEPEKHSRLWVSKDICDVLKKTKGTEAVECIIARDNNQDALKGLSFTTKTFRKMSKLRFLHLEEVNITGSFEHIFEDLRVLCWKCCPLRCLPSEFDPSKLVILKLPHSKLRTVWEQNMVSHVFGKLKTLNMSYSQDLVATPDFVKLPSLETLNLMGCNSLEEVHVSIGSLVSLDSLNLKGCEKLRSLPDTICNLGALKVLNISECISLEALPLQLGNIKFLTKLTADGLSVSRLPDSTGHLTKLVDLYLNNNKNLVALPDSICNLRSLEILNIAYCSSLEALPVAIGNVESLKKIIVCRLTVSKLPDSIGSLTKLVELDLRQNENLETLPDTICNLRSLEILDIAYCSSLEALPNTIGNIESLEIIYLTGLNVSELPDSIGSLTKLVELNLRENENLESLPDTICNLRSLEVLRITRCKKLKILPDGLWKITSLRMLDAEYASQLKKLPDIESSQIALSLQRLELSFTGIAALPSGFSQLSNLQSLGLSWCRHLLSIPKLPPNLKYINAHGCKSLERLPNLSNLKYLKELNLRNCRGLTYIRGFGDLISIRRLRLGGCSRLTNKHLTKQLLKVYSEIGHQISIYVSESPDQKSGPQWSDWILEAPYWTSGEYLEPTKLYAHILPNESHNFIGIILCFEIINTLYGVYFGYSVKNTTSGFIWSSDNLDVPSFGSLMVIVPKSIFSVTDDDNTIELTANNNVIIVGIHLLYKTETKTAADVLEKHVIDIDALNLIDHVLQDIFLDISCFFIGWEKNKVVQILGTYYTNVHHYIDILQNRCLLTINAQHELEMDDLHQYLGRKIVRNNSLDEPQKHSRLWLSVDIFDVLMNHKGTEIIEGIVPRKIYSERYNDEIDDALTRKSFTLGTFKKMRKLRFLYLRKVHLIGSFGQIFQDLRWLSWEWCPLKCLPSEFYPPELVILELRNSNIITMWELNMDRHVFKKLKTLDMSGSEDLTSTPDFTKLPCLQTLHLEGCKSLEEVHISIGSLARLVSLNLHGCVKLRSLPDTTCNLRALEVLDIRDCSCLEALPTALGNIQSLRKLDAGNLTVSVLPDSTGQLNKLVKLRLNSNKNLKILPVTSNLRSLEILDISGCEKLEMLPDQLCTITSLRELFAGGATLLKKFPHVESSQMTLSKLDFSQSGITALPSSISKLSNLEDLNLKDCHCLLSIPELPCKLKWIRANGCMSMGRLPDLSNLKQLEYLNLEDCSGLTEIHGLKGLISIRTLHLEGCNSSLLDYIFTESFFQIYSEFGHPTQICSTKFPDWISQSSEYESTMSSNEGSKYCSTMSLSLPPNVSYNYLGMILCISSWTFSTKYFVENTTSDFTWRGEFESYGDKSLMVIVPRSTFSIEDGDDTIKSEADGCAKIHGIHLLYKTVDED from the exons GATATCACATTTGTGGCGTTTGTTGTGTGATTTTATATTGCCTTCTACTCCAAACTCTCAAACTCCATCCACTTGTACTAGTAATTTTCGAACACAACCAACCTTTGTTTCCAGTTTAACTCCTACTTGCTGGGACGTTTTCTTGAGCTTCCGCGGTGAAGACACTCGTCTTAACTTTACTAGTCATCTGTACGATAAACTAGTTTGTAATGGACTTCGAATATTTAAGGATGATCCTCAGCTATGTAGCGGAGAAAATATATCAAATGCGTTGACTCAAGCTATTCATGAATCCAAGACCTACATTGTTGTCTTCTCTGAAAATTATGCTTCTTCACATTGGTGCCTAAACGAGCTTGTGCAGATCCTCAATTGTCACAAAACAGCTCAAAGATTGCTAATTCCCGTGTTTTACAAAATTGATCCAGGTGTTGTAAGGCACCAAATTGGGGGTTTCAAAGATGCTTTCGAGAAGCATAAAGCTTGTTTTGAAATGGAGAAACTGAACGAGTGGCGCCTTACACTTAAACAAGTTGCTGACTTGTCTGGACACCATATATCGGATTCGGAAGACAG GTCTGAAGCTGATTTTCTCAATAAAATTGTTGATCAGCTTCTACTCGAAATAAGTCCCAAGACTTTAGATGTCGCCAAATTTCCAGTTGGGTTGGATTCTCGGGTTAAGGATATAACAGCACTGTTGAGCAGTGACAAAGAAGGTGTCATAAGGATCGGTATACATGGTATGGGTGGAGTTGGCAAAACAACCCTTGCCAAAGCTGTGTATAACCAAAATTATAGAAGCTTTCATGGCAGCTGCTTCCTAGCAGACGTTAGGGAGGCTTCAACAAGAGAAAATGGCCTAGTAAGTTTACAACAGAACCTTCTTGACAATGTTCTGAAACGTAAGAGCGAAAAGATCGACAATGTTGATCAAGGAATCGAGTTGATTAAAGCTAGAATTTGTTCAAAAAAAGTTCTGATTGTTATTGATGATTTGGACAACGTAATTCCCCTTGAATTTATAGTTGGACCATTTGCTCTGGGTAGTACCATCATAATAACGACAAGAAATGAAGATCTACTTGATTCATTTAGAGTCAAATCCAGGTACAAGGTAAATGGATTGGATGATGCAGAGTCACATCAACTTTTTGCACAACATGCTTTCAATGATAATAAAATACCTGACATATTCACGGAATTGTCCCAAGAAATTCTAAAACATGCTGGGGGCCTTCCGTTGGCTCTTAAAGTTTTTGGTTCGAACCTGCTTAACCAACCTGAGGGATACTGGAGATGGTTTGTGAACAAGTTGAAACGAGTCTCTATTGAAGATGTTGAGAATAAGCTTATGATTAGCTTTCAAGCCCTAAAATCAGTAGATCCTATGCTACAAAATATTTACCTGGATATTGCTTGTTTTTTCGTGGGATACAAGAAAAAGAAAGTTGTGAACATTATGGAAACTCGTTACACATTTGTCACCCATCACATTGATATTCTAAACAAAAGATGCTTACTAACAACCAATGACGAGGATGAGCTGGGGATGCATGATCTGCTTCAGGAAATGGGAAGGAATATTGCCCGTAATAAATCACCTGATGAGCCTGAAAAACATAGCAGATTGTGGGTATCAAAAGATATATGTGATGTGTTGAAAAAGACAAAg GGAACAGAAGCAGTGGAATGTATTATCGCTCGGGACAACAACCAGGATGCACTTAAAGGATTATCATTCACTACCAAAACTTTCAGAAAAATGAGTAAATTAAGATTTCTTCACCTTGAAGAGGTAAATATTACTGGAAGCTTTGAACATATTTTTGAAGATCTGAGGGTGCTCTGTTGGAAGTGTTGCCCGTTACGTTGTTTACCATCTGAATTCGACCCATCAAAACTTGTTATCCTTAAATTGCCTCATAGCAAACTGAGAACAGTATGGGAGCAAAACATG GTGTCACATGTTTTTGGGAAGTTAAAGACTCTAAACATGTCATACTCTCAAGATTTAGTTGCAACTCCAGACTTCGTCAAATTACCGTCTCTTGAAACTTTAAATCTTATGGGATGTAATAGCTTGGAGGAGGTCCACGTATCAATTGGAAGTTTGGTGAGCCTAGATTCCTTAAATTTGAAGGGTTGTGAGAAGTTAAGAAGTCTTCCGGACACCATCTGCAACTTGGGAGCATTGAAAGTTCTAAATATTAGTGAATGCATAAGTCTGGAAGCTTTGCCACTACAACTGGGCAACATTAAGTTCCTAACAAAGCTTACTGCTGATGGACTAAGTGTTTCAAGGTTACCTGATTCAACCGGACATCTGACTAAGCTTGTTGACTTATATCTAAACAATAACAAGAACCTTGTAGCTCTTCCGGACAGCATTTGCAACCTGAGGTCACTGGAAATTCTTAATATTGCTTATTGCAGTAGTCTGGAAGCTTTGCCAGTGGCAATTGGAAACGTTGAATCCCTTAAAAAGATTATTGTGTGTAGACTAACTGTTTCCAAATTGCCAGATTCAATTGGAAGTCTTACTAAGCTTGTTGAGTTGGATTTAAGGCAAAACGAGAACCTTGAAACTCTTCCTGACACCATCTGCAACCTGAGATCACTGGAAATTCTCGATATTGCTTATTGCAGTAGTCTGGAAGCTTTGCCCAACACAATTGGGAATATTGAATCGCTGGAAATAATTTATTTGACTGGACTAAATGTTTCAGAATTGCCAGATTCGATAGGAAGTCTTACTAAGCTTGTTGAGTTGAATCTAAGGGAAAACGAGAATCTTGAAAGTCTTCCGGACACCATTTGCAACCTACGGTCCCTGGAAGTTCTTCGTATTACAAGATGTAAAAAACTAAAAATATTGCCAGATGGGCTGTGGAAGATTACAAGTTTAAGGATGCTAGATGCAGAATATGCTAGTCAGTTAAAAAAGCTTCCAGATATAGAATCAAGCCAGATTGCATTGTCATTGCAAAGATTGGAATTATCCTTCACTGGTATCGCTGCCCTGCCATCTGGTTTTAGTCAGCTGTCAAACCTACAATCTCTTGGACTTAGTTGGTGTCGTCATCTGCTTTCCATTCCAAAACTTCCTCCTAATTTGAAATATATAAATGCGCATGGTTGTAAGTCTCTGGAAAGATTACCAAATCTATCCAATTTGAAATACTTGAAGGAATTGAACCTTAGAAATTGTAGAGGTTTGACATATATTCGAGGCTTCGGGGATCTCATTTCTATTAGAAGGCTTCGTTTGGGAGGTTGTAGCCGTTTGACAAATAAGCATCTCACAAAACAATTATTGAAG GTATATTCTGAGATTGGGCATCAGATTAGTATTTACGTATCGGAATCTCCAGATCAGAAAAGTGGCCCTCAATGGTCTGATTGGATTCTTGAAGCACCGTACTGGACAAGTGGTGAATACTTGGAGCCAACAAAATTGTATGCCCATATTCTGCCAAATGAGTCGCACAATTTCATTGGCATCATTCTTTGCTTTGAAATAATAAATACTTTATATGGAGTATACTTTGGTTATTCTGTAAAGAATACTACAAGTGGTTTTATATGGAGTAGCGACAACCTTGATGTTCCTTCATTTGGTTCGTTGATGGTGATAGTGCCAAAATCAATCTTCTCAGTCACAGATGATGACAATACAATTGAATTAACAGCCAATAATAATGTAATAATTGTCGGGATTCATCTTCTTTACAAAACTGAGACTAAAACAGCTGCAGATGTTTTGGAAAAACATGTGATTGACATTGATGCATTGAACTTGATTGATCATGTGCTACAGGATATATTCCTAGATATTTCTTGCTTTTTTATCGGATGGGAGAAAAACAAAGTTGTTCAAATACTGGGAACTTACTACACCAACGTTCATCATTATATTGATATTCTACAGAATAGATGTCTACTGACTATTAATGCTCAACACGAGTTGGAGATGGATGATCTGCATCAATATCTGGGAAGAAAAATTGTGCGTAACAACTCTCTTGATGAGCCTCAAAAACATAGTAGATTGTGGCTATCAGTAGATATATTTGACGTGTTGATGAACCACAAG GGAACAGAAATAATTGAAGGGATCGTTCCTCGCAAAATCTATTCTGAACGTTACAATGATGAAATAGATGATGCACTCACCAGAAAATCATTCACGTTGGGAACATTTAAAAAGATGAGGAAATTAAGATTTCTGTACCTCCGGAAGGTACATCTCATTGGAAGCTTTGGACAGATATTTCAAGATTTGAGGTGGCTCTCTTGGGAATGGTGTCCCTTAAAATGTTTACCTTCTGAATTTTACCCCCCGGAACTTGTTATTCTTGAGTTGCGTAACAGCAATATCATAACAATGTGGGAGCTAAACATG GATCGCCATGTTTTCAAAAAGCTAAAGACTCTAGACATGTCAGGTTCTGAAGATTTAACTTCAACTCCAGACTTTACTAAATTGCCGTGTCTCCAAACTTTACATCTTGAGGGCTGTAAAAGCTTGGAGGAGGTCCATATATCAATTGGTAGTTTGGCGAGGCTTGTTTCTTTGAATTTGCATGGTTGTGTTAAGCTAAGGAGTCTTCCCGACACCACATGTAATTTGAGAGCTCTGGAAGTACTAGATATTCGTGATTGCAGTTGTTTGGAAGCATTGCCTACGGCATTGGGGAACATTCAATCACTGAGAAAACTGGATGCAGGGAATCTAACTGTTTCTGTACTACCAGATTCGACAGGACAACTTAACAAGCTTGTTAAGCTGAGATTAAATAGTAACAAGAACCTCAAAATCCTACCAGTCACCAGCAACCTGAGATCATTGGAAATTCTTGATATCTCTGGATGTGAAAAACTAGAAATGTTACCGGATCAACTGTGTACAATCACAAGTTTAAGGGAGCTATTTGCTGGTGGTGCTACTCTCCTCAAAAAATTTCCTCATGTTGAATCCAGCCAGATGACATTATCAAAGTTGGATTTTTCTCAGAGTGGTATTACTGCCCTGCCATCCAGTATCAGTAAGCTTTCAAACCTAGAAGATCTGAATCTTAAAGATTGTCATTGTCTGTTGtccattccagagcttccttgtAAACTGAAATGGATAAGGGCAAATGGATGTATGTCAATGGGAAGATTACCAGATCTATCCAACTTGAAACAGTTGGAGTACTTAAACCTTGAAGATTGCAGTGGTTTGACTGAGATTCATGGCTTGAAGGGACTCATTTCTATTAGAACACTTCATTTGGAAGGTTGCAACTCCTCTcttctggattacatattcacAGAGAGTTTCTTCCAG ATATACTCTGAATTTGGGCATCCAACACAAATTTGCTCAACAAAGTTTCCGGATTGGATTAGTCAATCAAGTGAATATGAATCAACAATGTCTTCAAATGAGGGTAGTAAATATTGTTCAACGATGTCTTTAAGTTTGCCGCCAAATGTGTCATACAATTATTTGGGAATGATTCTTTGCATTAGTTCCTGGACATTTTCAACCAAATATTTTGTCGAGAATACCACAAGTGATTTTACATGGAGGGGCGAATTTGAAAGTTATGGTGACAAATCATTGATGGTAATAGTACCAAGATCAACATTTTCCATCGAAGATGGTGATGATACAATTAAATCAGAAGCAGATGGCTGTGCAAAAATTCACGGGATTCATCTGCTGTATAAAACTGTCGATGAAGATTGA